Within Oculatellaceae cyanobacterium, the genomic segment TCAGGTAGAATTGCTCTGTGCTGAGAAGAAAGAGTTAGTCAATTCTAGACAGCGATCGCGCATCTATCAAGTCGCTGTTCTCGACAATGGTTGCGGGATGGATGCCAGCGTGTTGCGGATGGCATTGCAGTTTGGAAACGGTACTCATCTTAACGAGACAGATGAACGTCGGGGAATTGGACGCTTTGGGATGGGATTGCCTTCTTTATCAATTTCGCAATGCCAGCGTGTCGAAGTTTGGTCTTGGCAAGAAGGAGTAGAAAATGCCCTCTACAGTTACCTTGACCTAAATGAAATTCGTCAAAAGCGAATGAGTGAAGTACCTGAACCGCAGTCAAAACCAGTTCCTAGCCTCTGGCAGAGGGTAGGTAAATCTTTTGGAAAGAGCGGCACCCTAGTTGTCTGGTCAGATATTGATCGCTGTATCTGGAAAACGAGTATTTCCATCATCGACAATTCCGAACTGCTCATCGGCAGAATGTATCGGAAATTCTTAAATAGTGGTGAAGTCGAGATTCGGATGCTTGCCTTTGATGTGGATGCTCTTATTCCCATTGGTAACGAAAAAAAAGCCCTTCCCAACGACCCCGGTTATTTGATGGCAAAAACCTCTTGTCCTAAACCCTTTGACAAGACCCCTATGTTCCAACCTTGGGAAAGTGAAGATAAGTACGAAGCCACCTTTACAATTGACTTTCGGGGTAATTCCCACGAAGTCAAAATTCGCTACTCCTACGCTAAAGAAGAAGCTAGATTAACTGATAAACCTGGTGTTAATCCAGGCGATCAACCGCACGGCAAGCACGCTGCGAAAAACATCGGTATTTCCCTTGTACGATCAGGTCGGGAATTAGAACTAGATCAAGAATTAGTCATTAAATACGATCCAACTGAACGCTGGTGGGGAGTTGAGATTGAATTTCCACCTGGACTAGACGATTTATTTGGTGTGACTAACAACAAACAAACAGCACGAAATTTCACTGAAATCGCCAAGTT encodes:
- a CDS encoding ATP-binding protein yields the protein MRDNGYKNAAYALAELMDNSIQAGAAQVELLCAEKKELVNSRQRSRIYQVAVLDNGCGMDASVLRMALQFGNGTHLNETDERRGIGRFGMGLPSLSISQCQRVEVWSWQEGVENALYSYLDLNEIRQKRMSEVPEPQSKPVPSLWQRVGKSFGKSGTLVVWSDIDRCIWKTSISIIDNSELLIGRMYRKFLNSGEVEIRMLAFDVDALIPIGNEKKALPNDPGYLMAKTSCPKPFDKTPMFQPWESEDKYEATFTIDFRGNSHEVKIRYSYAKEEARLTDKPGVNPGDQPHGKHAAKNIGISLVRSGRELELDQELVIKYDPTERWWGVEIEFPPGLDDLFGVTNNKQTARNFTEIAKLDIESLLQNGKTIHQLKDELKEDEDPKGPLLELVDKVDKQIKIIRRLVKAQTKGTRNTEKRHQEHIPEKVATVVTEERKQEGHKGQSDKDESLPKEKRQQVIEKTLVDQGVAETTAKVLAATTVDDGLKYTFAEADLETAAFFSVKPRGGAIIITLNTNHPAYKNLVEVLEEEVEGVDVETLRDRLINSLEGLKLLLMAWARYEDEQPDGKRKQVAQDVRVDWGRIARQFLEREE